The following proteins are co-located in the Fodinibius salicampi genome:
- a CDS encoding MgtC/SapB family protein has protein sequence MMQEVLSGYELVFIIDLVLSLAAGFIIGTERESRGKDAGISTHSLVITGAMLFTFLSMRVDPSSQSRIAAQVVTGIGFLGAGLILKEGSTVRNLTTAASIWFAGAVGMAFGFGYHIIGIIATIVSAVIPRMAHYSRKRPGSTNDKD, from the coding sequence ATGATGCAGGAAGTCTTGTCAGGCTATGAACTCGTATTTATAATAGATTTGGTCCTTTCCCTTGCGGCGGGTTTCATCATAGGAACGGAAAGAGAATCCAGAGGTAAGGACGCGGGGATTAGCACCCACAGCCTTGTAATTACCGGGGCTATGCTTTTTACCTTTTTATCAATGAGGGTAGACCCCTCCTCCCAATCCAGAATTGCCGCACAGGTTGTAACGGGTATTGGATTCTTAGGAGCAGGACTTATTCTCAAAGAAGGATCAACGGTAAGAAACCTCACTACCGCCGCGAGCATATGGTTTGCGGGAGCAGTAGGTATGGCATTTGGTTTCGGATATCATATTATCGGAATAATTGCCACTATTGTTTCTGCTGTTATCCCCCGAATGGCTCACTACAGCAGAAAACGGCCGGGATCAACAAATGACAAGGATTAG
- a CDS encoding FecR family protein, producing the protein MMKDSTQYNRNSDIPDPEYFFKQFEEEERKTIERVWDVSEAIHEDEVLPTDEEVEQALSAVHRRIDDKHFFIGQWKWFAAAALVLIVFGAGLFLIPQTERAPYGETAKVVLSDGTEVELNSGSEVQYNLLYGWTNRNLQLKGEAFFDVQQGDQPFIVYANKSAVEVTGTQFNIRAWGEASSGETEVTVTEGSVRFYPSEYPGRSVILTQDQQSRWSVNIEQPTAPKTAQADRILAWRDRKLAFDQQPLSVIFKELERRFDVDIEFKDLNMANDTLSAFYATPEGAESIIKDICRVKGLRYAETANGYRIFK; encoded by the coding sequence ATGATGAAAGATAGTACACAATATAATAGAAATAGTGATATCCCAGATCCTGAATACTTTTTTAAGCAGTTTGAGGAAGAGGAACGTAAAACAATAGAAAGGGTTTGGGATGTGAGTGAAGCAATCCATGAAGATGAAGTTCTGCCAACAGATGAAGAAGTGGAACAGGCACTTTCTGCAGTACATCGCCGTATAGATGATAAACATTTTTTTATAGGGCAATGGAAATGGTTTGCGGCAGCAGCCTTAGTTTTGATTGTTTTTGGAGCCGGTCTTTTTTTGATACCCCAGACAGAGCGCGCTCCTTATGGTGAAACAGCAAAGGTTGTACTTTCAGATGGTACGGAAGTCGAGCTGAACAGCGGAAGTGAAGTTCAATATAACCTGCTCTATGGCTGGACAAACCGGAATTTGCAATTAAAAGGGGAGGCTTTTTTTGATGTTCAACAGGGTGATCAGCCATTTATAGTATATGCTAATAAATCGGCGGTAGAGGTGACAGGCACGCAATTTAATATACGAGCCTGGGGAGAGGCTTCATCCGGCGAAACAGAGGTAACGGTGACAGAAGGAAGTGTCCGTTTTTATCCTTCCGAGTATCCTGGCAGATCAGTGATCCTGACACAAGACCAACAGAGCCGTTGGTCAGTAAATATAGAACAGCCTACAGCCCCGAAAACCGCTCAGGCAGACCGTATTTTGGCTTGGCGCGACCGGAAGCTGGCCTTTGATCAGCAGCCACTGTCCGTAATTTTTAAAGAACTGGAACGTCGATTTGATGTAGATATCGAGTTTAAGGATTTAAATATGGCTAATGATACGCTTTCTGCATTCTATGCCACTCCCGAAGGAGCGGAGTCCATTATAAAAGATATCTGCAGGGTTAAGGGACTACGATATGCTGAAACGGCCAATGGATATCGTATATTTAAGTAA
- a CDS encoding RNA polymerase sigma-70 factor — translation MDTPTKKQIRTWGKQILASDRGAFDRLFRSMYPRLVRFARRYHSRKAIADDIVQDVFVSLWEKREYIDPNQSLKAYLYTMVRNKSLNHIRDYSDEKVGLEDERLLKTTDPSHPDGDNGQLKKHMNEWIKDLPDRQREAFELSRFEGLDHDEIAGVMDVSSSTVNNHIVAALSTLRDRYEEYKQNKTDEL, via the coding sequence ATGGATACACCGACGAAAAAGCAAATACGTACTTGGGGAAAACAGATTTTGGCGTCGGACCGAGGGGCTTTTGATCGTCTGTTTCGGTCCATGTACCCTAGGCTTGTCCGTTTTGCCCGTCGGTACCACAGCCGGAAAGCTATAGCTGATGATATTGTACAGGATGTCTTTGTAAGCCTGTGGGAGAAAAGAGAATATATCGATCCCAATCAGTCCCTGAAGGCTTATCTATATACCATGGTTCGCAATAAATCGCTGAATCATATCCGGGACTATTCAGATGAGAAAGTAGGTCTGGAGGACGAGCGATTGCTAAAAACAACAGACCCTTCTCATCCTGACGGAGATAATGGTCAGCTAAAAAAACACATGAATGAGTGGATAAAAGATCTGCCGGACCGGCAGCGCGAGGCCTTTGAACTCAGTCGGTTTGAGGGACTGGATCATGATGAAATAGCCGGTGTTATGGATGTGTCGTCCAGCACCGTGAATAATCATATTGTAGCGGCTCTGAGTACGTTACGAGATCGTTATGAGGAGTATAAGCAAAATAAGACAGATGAATTATGA
- a CDS encoding alpha/beta hydrolase, with amino-acid sequence MINKLFRYTLITAGFIILAYIASTAFLLLNESSMVFSGASLGEQGQQVPSPTADIPWDTLRVQADDGKPVFLLESHLEKSETRPWAIFFHGNGLLVGSSPCVQRYQLLREAGFNVLAVEYRGYGISSELTPSEEGVFADGKAGWRYLTQKLSVNPNQIVLYGWSLGSGVATHLASRVQPAGLITEGAFTSLPDVAQDIYPWIPTFLLMQNRFNNLARAKSLSLPWLMLHSRNDNIIPFSHAKALAAAAENDNLITLGGSHNTIDQKKALIALRKFHNRIFRNNLSSISPK; translated from the coding sequence ATGATCAACAAACTATTCCGATATACGCTAATTACAGCCGGATTTATAATCCTTGCGTATATTGCCTCAACGGCATTTTTACTTCTTAATGAAAGTTCAATGGTTTTTAGCGGTGCATCTCTGGGAGAGCAAGGACAGCAGGTTCCTTCTCCCACCGCTGATATTCCATGGGATACCCTTCGCGTGCAAGCTGATGATGGGAAGCCCGTATTTCTATTAGAAAGCCACCTGGAAAAATCTGAAACAAGGCCTTGGGCTATTTTCTTCCACGGCAATGGTTTGCTGGTCGGTTCTTCTCCCTGTGTCCAGCGATATCAACTATTGAGAGAGGCGGGATTTAATGTCTTGGCCGTAGAGTACAGAGGCTATGGCATATCTTCCGAACTTACTCCCTCCGAAGAAGGAGTCTTTGCAGATGGCAAGGCAGGATGGAGATACCTGACCCAGAAGCTCAGCGTAAATCCAAACCAAATAGTGCTCTATGGATGGTCGCTGGGTTCTGGTGTAGCTACCCATCTCGCCTCCCGTGTTCAGCCCGCTGGTCTTATTACAGAGGGAGCCTTTACCTCTCTACCGGATGTTGCCCAGGATATCTATCCCTGGATACCGACCTTTCTTTTAATGCAAAATAGATTCAATAACCTCGCTCGGGCGAAGTCGCTTTCCCTTCCATGGCTAATGCTCCACAGCCGAAACGACAACATCATTCCATTCTCCCATGCAAAGGCACTTGCAGCTGCCGCAGAGAACGACAATCTGATAACCCTCGGGGGAAGTCATAATACCATAGATCAGAAAAAAGCGCTCATAGCGCTTCGCAAATTTCATAACCGAATTTTCCGAAATAATCTCTCATCCATCTCGCCAAAGTAA
- a CDS encoding 3-keto-disaccharide hydrolase, translating into MEKIYHILALIISVGLISCGSNSQITENGDWQSLFNGKDLNDWIVKIHHHEVGDNYANTFRVTDDGAIQVNYDGYDEFNGRYGHLFYKEPFSSYHLKFEYRFTDQWLKDAPNYTYRNSGVMFHSQDPHTILKEQDWPISVEYQMLAAEEEGEARPTGNMCSPGTEVFYEGEMDPRHCINSSSDTYQWNQWVRAELIVYGDSLVIHKVNGEKVLEYTNPQIGGGVANGYDPDIKVDGKALTEGYIGLQAEGQGVEFKNIKIKQLN; encoded by the coding sequence ATGGAAAAGATATATCACATTTTAGCATTGATCATTAGTGTGGGGCTTATCTCCTGTGGTTCAAATAGCCAAATCACAGAGAACGGGGATTGGCAGTCACTCTTTAATGGAAAGGATCTTAACGATTGGATTGTTAAGATTCACCATCATGAAGTGGGGGATAATTATGCCAACACGTTTCGGGTTACAGATGATGGAGCTATACAGGTAAATTATGATGGTTACGATGAGTTTAATGGGCGATATGGGCATCTGTTCTATAAAGAACCTTTTTCTTCTTATCATCTTAAGTTTGAATACCGGTTTACCGATCAATGGCTCAAAGATGCCCCCAATTATACCTATCGGAACAGTGGAGTTATGTTTCATTCCCAGGATCCCCATACCATTCTGAAAGAGCAGGATTGGCCTATTTCCGTAGAGTACCAGATGCTGGCAGCCGAAGAGGAGGGTGAAGCCCGGCCAACGGGCAATATGTGTTCTCCCGGAACAGAAGTGTTTTATGAAGGAGAAATGGATCCGCGGCATTGCATCAATTCATCATCTGATACCTATCAATGGAATCAGTGGGTTCGTGCAGAGCTTATTGTATATGGTGATTCCCTGGTTATCCATAAAGTAAACGGGGAAAAAGTGCTGGAATATACAAATCCGCAGATAGGAGGCGGAGTAGCAAATGGTTATGATCCGGATATTAAGGTTGATGGGAAAGCTCTAACAGAAGGTTATATAGGACTCCAGGCTGAAGGGCAAGGCGTGGAGTTTAAAAACATCAAAATCAAGCAACTCAATTAG
- a CDS encoding calcium/sodium antiporter, protein MTIFLFVFGLVFLIIGAEILVRGASQIAQRMGIPPLIVGLTVVAFGTSAPELAVSIKSALSAQADIAVGNIIGSNIFNILFILGLSALIIPLRVSQQLIRLDVPLMIGLSAMVLLFSLDHNISRTNGLILVIGLVAYLVYLFYQGQKENADTAAEKAREISEVDGQIQSNWTINIGLVLGGLLLLVIGSRWLVDSAVTFAQFLGVNELIIGLTIVSAGTSLPEVVTSIIAAVRGERDIAVGNIVGSNIFNIMAVLGLTSIIAPTGIEVSNAVIGFDLPIMIAVALASLPIFFTGGIISRWEGGLFLGYYMAYTLYLVLAATHHATLSLFSTVMLYFVIPITLFTIITIVVQQLRKNNQVP, encoded by the coding sequence ATGACCATATTCTTATTTGTATTTGGATTAGTCTTTTTAATTATCGGGGCCGAAATATTAGTTAGAGGGGCATCCCAAATTGCCCAAAGAATGGGAATACCTCCATTGATTGTCGGACTGACGGTTGTAGCCTTTGGTACCAGCGCACCGGAATTGGCGGTAAGTATAAAATCTGCCCTGTCAGCTCAGGCAGATATTGCAGTTGGCAATATCATCGGAAGTAATATTTTCAACATCCTCTTCATTCTCGGCCTGTCGGCACTGATTATACCTCTGCGTGTATCCCAACAACTAATACGTCTTGACGTACCCCTGATGATTGGACTTTCCGCCATGGTTCTGCTCTTTTCACTGGATCACAATATCAGCCGAACTAACGGACTTATACTGGTTATCGGCCTTGTTGCGTATCTTGTTTACTTATTTTACCAGGGACAAAAGGAAAATGCTGATACTGCTGCTGAAAAAGCCCGCGAGATATCGGAAGTTGATGGACAAATACAAAGTAACTGGACAATAAATATTGGATTAGTACTCGGGGGACTCCTGCTGTTAGTTATAGGATCACGCTGGCTCGTTGATAGTGCCGTTACTTTTGCCCAGTTCTTAGGAGTAAACGAGTTGATCATTGGATTGACCATTGTTTCAGCCGGTACCTCTTTACCTGAAGTAGTGACTTCAATTATTGCCGCTGTCCGAGGCGAACGAGATATTGCAGTCGGAAATATTGTGGGAAGCAATATTTTTAATATTATGGCTGTACTCGGATTGACCAGTATTATTGCACCGACAGGAATTGAAGTTTCAAATGCAGTTATCGGATTTGACCTGCCAATCATGATTGCGGTGGCACTAGCCAGCCTTCCCATATTTTTTACTGGGGGTATTATCAGTCGGTGGGAAGGAGGGCTATTTCTGGGTTACTATATGGCTTATACCCTATATCTTGTTTTAGCCGCAACTCACCATGCCACTTTATCTTTGTTTAGTACCGTCATGCTATACTTCGTAATTCCGATTACTTTGTTTACTATCATTACCATTGTTGTACAGCAATTGCGGAAAAATAACCAAGTTCCCTGA
- a CDS encoding sodium-translocating pyrophosphatase — protein sequence MTTIIVSAGLTIVALIACLAIYISVNNADPGNERMQKIAGDISEGAMAFIGREYRTLAVFALIIVVLLWIFVGAWTAVCYAIGATFSASAGFIGMRAATKGNVRTAAAAGNSLADALKIAFRSGAVMGLAVVGLGLLGLTSLLYIGTGTIGLESIILSLFGFSFGASTIALFSRVGGGIYTKAADVGADIVGKVEQGIPEDDPRNPATIADNVGDNVGDIAGMGADLYSSYVGSMIAAMALGLALTEAHIYFPIALGALGIVASLAGMFIVRANDEETLQKVLRYSFLFAAFVVLVGSWFLSDAYFGSATMFWVVFTGLAAGVIIELSTEYYTSSHFNPVKRLAEASETGAATNIIEGLGLGFMSTAIPMLVIIAVAFVSYVLADFYGIAISAVAMLSTLGISLAIDAYGPVADNAGGIAEMSSLPDEVRERTDALDAAGNMTAAIGKGFAIGSAGLTALAFFSAFSTRAGLDAISLLNIEVLTGVFLGVLMPFIFTSLTMTAVSRAAFDMIEEVRRQFKAMPGILKGETEPDYRRCVDISTIGALKQMIVPGFLIIIPPIIVGLVLGTEALGGMIIGALGTAMLLGIALSNAGGAWDNAKKFIETGEHGGKGSEAHAASVIGDTVGDPAKDTSGPSLNILIKLMSIVALTLLPLFL from the coding sequence ATGACGACCATTATTGTAAGTGCGGGTTTGACGATCGTAGCGTTGATCGCATGTCTTGCCATCTACATTTCTGTTAATAACGCTGATCCCGGAAATGAAAGAATGCAAAAAATTGCTGGCGATATCAGTGAGGGTGCGATGGCATTTATAGGCCGTGAATACCGTACGTTGGCAGTTTTTGCGCTCATTATTGTAGTGCTGTTATGGATCTTTGTAGGAGCGTGGACGGCCGTCTGCTATGCAATTGGAGCCACTTTTAGTGCTTCGGCCGGGTTTATTGGAATGCGTGCAGCAACCAAAGGCAATGTGCGTACAGCAGCAGCGGCAGGAAATAGCCTCGCTGATGCTTTAAAGATTGCTTTTCGAAGCGGTGCCGTAATGGGACTCGCAGTCGTTGGTCTTGGACTTCTGGGGCTTACCTCTTTATTGTATATTGGAACAGGTACTATCGGGTTGGAGTCAATTATATTATCACTTTTTGGATTTAGTTTTGGTGCTTCTACTATCGCACTTTTTAGTCGTGTAGGTGGTGGAATTTATACCAAAGCTGCTGATGTGGGTGCTGATATCGTAGGGAAAGTAGAGCAAGGCATCCCCGAAGATGATCCCCGGAATCCTGCTACCATTGCAGATAATGTGGGTGATAATGTAGGCGACATCGCAGGTATGGGTGCTGATCTTTATAGTAGTTATGTAGGTAGTATGATTGCAGCTATGGCGCTCGGATTGGCGCTAACGGAGGCACATATCTATTTCCCTATTGCATTAGGTGCGCTTGGGATTGTAGCTTCTCTTGCAGGCATGTTTATCGTACGGGCGAATGATGAGGAAACTCTTCAAAAAGTATTGCGCTACAGTTTTCTTTTTGCTGCATTTGTGGTGCTGGTGGGTTCCTGGTTCTTGTCTGACGCCTATTTCGGTAGTGCTACCATGTTCTGGGTGGTCTTTACCGGATTAGCGGCAGGAGTTATCATAGAACTCTCTACAGAATACTATACCAGCAGTCATTTTAATCCGGTCAAGCGTTTGGCTGAAGCCTCGGAAACAGGGGCTGCTACTAATATTATTGAGGGGCTTGGTTTGGGATTTATGTCAACAGCCATACCAATGCTTGTGATTATTGCGGTAGCATTCGTGAGTTATGTGCTTGCTGACTTCTATGGAATTGCAATTTCAGCCGTTGCCATGCTGTCAACTTTGGGCATTAGCCTTGCTATTGATGCCTACGGACCGGTGGCCGACAATGCAGGGGGGATTGCCGAAATGTCATCTCTTCCGGATGAGGTTCGTGAGCGTACCGATGCCCTGGACGCTGCCGGGAATATGACGGCTGCCATTGGAAAAGGTTTTGCGATCGGGAGTGCCGGGTTAACCGCTCTGGCGTTCTTTAGTGCATTTTCAACGCGGGCAGGACTTGATGCCATTAGCCTTTTGAATATTGAGGTGTTGACCGGCGTGTTCTTAGGCGTGCTGATGCCTTTTATCTTTACCAGCCTGACAATGACGGCTGTGAGCCGTGCCGCTTTTGATATGATTGAAGAGGTACGCCGCCAGTTTAAGGCGATGCCGGGAATCTTGAAAGGAGAAACCGAGCCGGACTATCGCCGTTGTGTGGATATCAGCACTATCGGTGCTCTAAAGCAGATGATAGTACCTGGATTCTTGATTATCATTCCACCTATTATTGTGGGACTGGTACTTGGTACTGAAGCTCTTGGTGGGATGATTATCGGAGCACTCGGTACGGCTATGTTGCTGGGTATCGCCCTCAGTAACGCAGGCGGCGCCTGGGATAATGCCAAAAAGTTTATTGAGACCGGAGAGCACGGAGGTAAAGGTTCAGAGGCGCATGCCGCTTCTGTAATCGGGGATACGGTTGGCGATCCTGCCAAAGATACCAGCGGTCCCTCGCTCAATATTCTTATTAAGTTGATGAGTATTGTAGCCCTGACACTGCTCCCGCTTTTCCTCTGA
- a CDS encoding site-specific integrase, protein MSLTINLVLFKRKKKKNGEIPIYLRITENRKSRYKSTGISVLPKHWNKERQRIRGTHTRSKVLNDQLEYELLQAEKKKSKLKLTEKLSADNLKNHISDDKYNSFINCAERYLEELDEEDRYWEHKRFKVLLGQLKDFMGNKSRAITKVDAELIEKFQNYLLTEPKNKEGKKVGNSPNTVRRKLRTLKGMFNSLLKAKKIKHDPFLMVNKVKEEPVEKTKLSLAQIKAIEKLDLEKESQLWHSRNYFMFSFYNAGIRFGDMCTLKWKNLVDGRLVYKMRKTGSQKSIKQYDQMDKILSYYRSDDSKQNDYIFPILDKKISNSAALQRSISSKNVIVNRDLKKIAGLAEIEANISFHVSRHSFSQYALEQGLGLYEISKALGHSKLKTTERYLKSFDEELLDEGMDKLFNNG, encoded by the coding sequence ATGAGTCTTACTATCAACCTTGTTTTGTTCAAGCGAAAAAAGAAGAAAAACGGTGAAATTCCCATTTATTTGCGAATTACTGAAAATCGTAAATCCCGGTATAAAAGTACAGGTATTTCAGTTTTACCTAAGCACTGGAATAAGGAACGCCAAAGAATAAGGGGTACTCATACGAGATCAAAAGTATTAAACGATCAACTGGAATATGAATTATTACAGGCTGAAAAAAAGAAGTCTAAACTTAAACTTACTGAAAAATTAAGTGCTGACAACCTTAAAAATCATATCTCGGATGATAAATACAATAGCTTCATAAATTGTGCTGAGCGATATCTGGAAGAGTTAGATGAAGAGGATAGATATTGGGAGCATAAGCGGTTTAAGGTATTACTCGGTCAATTAAAAGATTTTATGGGAAACAAAAGCCGAGCAATTACAAAAGTTGATGCTGAATTGATCGAAAAATTCCAGAATTATCTATTAACTGAACCAAAAAACAAAGAGGGAAAAAAGGTAGGGAATAGTCCTAACACGGTAAGAAGAAAGCTAAGGACATTAAAAGGAATGTTTAACAGTCTTTTAAAAGCTAAGAAAATAAAGCATGATCCTTTTTTGATGGTTAATAAGGTAAAGGAAGAACCAGTAGAAAAAACAAAGCTTTCTTTAGCTCAAATTAAAGCAATAGAAAAACTTGATTTGGAAAAGGAATCTCAGTTATGGCATAGCCGGAATTATTTTATGTTCAGCTTTTATAATGCCGGTATTCGATTTGGTGATATGTGTACATTAAAATGGAAAAACTTAGTTGATGGCCGGTTAGTATATAAGATGCGAAAAACAGGGAGTCAGAAAAGTATTAAGCAGTATGATCAAATGGATAAAATTTTAAGCTATTATCGCTCGGATGATTCAAAACAAAACGATTATATTTTTCCCATTTTAGACAAGAAAATTAGTAATTCTGCAGCACTCCAAAGAAGTATTAGCAGTAAGAATGTAATCGTTAACCGAGACCTAAAAAAAATAGCCGGGTTAGCAGAAATAGAAGCGAATATTAGTTTCCACGTATCAAGACATTCATTCAGCCAGTATGCATTAGAACAGGGATTAGGTTTATATGAAATTTCGAAAGCGTTAGGCCATAGCAAACTTAAAACAACTGAACGGTATTTGAAGTCATTTGATGAAGAGCTTTTAGATGAGGGTATGGATAAGCTTTTTAATAATGGGTAG
- a CDS encoding TonB-dependent receptor, translating to MPALAPRKIIRYFFIWTSLLFGLLCSSVTLQAQPQEDSYSFSFRGEPLTNVLEEIASRTETDMVYDPAIVEGISVYTRIEEKSVAEILQDVLEATSLDFVTLSSGTIVIVKNVSDDPSYGTLSGKIVDRSTGEPLPGATVMLADASGGTNTGNSGRFVLSDLVSGTYHIVFSYVGYEAVYKTIEIQPDEHRREEISLQRKPVDFKPVVVKEHLPQLPQGNNGKGEIIDSDSEWETAGPMKDAIQSLSLFSGVQYGIPMTDLHLQGGRQGDHRILLDGVPVYNPYSFGQMFSAFSPYAISKIELHKSGYGPSEGSQIAGLIDLSHDMGGGDNYSGQIQGDPLSLNVRGDINFTGDNDSSSFKVMAAGRSNYWKIYQEPNLAQTLQQWDELDPIMTNILLDSENDASLYEPREHTSNVRFYDIHLASEYEIDDYKTLSSSFYFGENDVSTELLREAPALEEMPRYLYARDQYQWDNFMGQVSYSQFISPRLNLESQLSFSENTFRHHYQLGTSNNPVIPGGVLGTTSDMAFANFQEASAQNRVPNQRNENNISHFIFRTDGTYSFSPNIKADAGVQVDYVQSEVNLTDLFYLPTISDQRTLLLSSYLDGTWRTGEYWKLSLGSRFTYVDAIDRLHTEPRASVQFDRPDSDIGYWSVRFSGGYYRQFINQFEITNPGPTSLVPSFKVWSHGKISQTPEAWHLGSSFYYEPAENTTFNIEAFYKWQPTTYTVSYQNLLRDMAVDRTSANAFAETTQMENAGFSFRLDQAVFDSKAKLMLGYDYNFNRINLDSQFGRSIPASWHEPHRFQLRGLWHLWPELSVVAKWQSVLGRSWGFRQAYYHFLFYEGNQQLGDFSFAHPEDDRLDPYHQLDLSFVYKPSLSFMDAELRLDLINVLNRRNTIDWSLYPVGDTDDYEIHKRTMPGFNPSLSLQVNF from the coding sequence ATGCCTGCATTAGCACCAAGAAAGATAATCCGTTACTTTTTTATATGGACAAGTCTGCTTTTTGGGTTGTTGTGCAGCTCTGTAACCCTGCAGGCACAACCTCAGGAGGATTCCTATTCTTTTTCTTTTAGGGGGGAACCTCTGACGAATGTACTGGAAGAAATTGCCTCCCGGACCGAAACCGATATGGTTTATGATCCCGCTATCGTAGAGGGTATTAGCGTTTATACCCGTATAGAAGAGAAGAGCGTGGCAGAAATACTGCAGGATGTGCTGGAAGCTACCTCCCTGGATTTTGTGACTCTTTCTTCCGGTACTATCGTTATCGTAAAAAATGTGAGCGATGATCCTTCCTACGGTACGCTTAGCGGGAAAATTGTGGATCGTTCAACCGGGGAGCCTTTGCCCGGAGCTACCGTTATGCTGGCGGATGCTTCAGGGGGAACAAATACGGGAAATAGTGGACGGTTTGTACTCAGTGATCTTGTTTCCGGGACTTATCATATCGTTTTTAGTTATGTTGGATATGAGGCGGTCTACAAGACAATAGAAATTCAACCGGATGAGCATAGAAGAGAAGAAATTTCACTGCAGCGCAAGCCTGTGGACTTTAAACCGGTAGTCGTCAAGGAACATCTTCCTCAGCTCCCGCAGGGCAATAACGGCAAGGGAGAAATTATTGATTCGGACAGCGAGTGGGAAACAGCCGGCCCCATGAAGGATGCAATTCAAAGTCTGTCGCTCTTTTCGGGGGTACAGTATGGTATTCCTATGACGGATCTCCACCTGCAGGGCGGCCGACAGGGCGACCATCGTATTCTTCTGGATGGCGTCCCGGTATACAATCCCTATAGCTTCGGACAGATGTTTAGTGCTTTTAGTCCCTATGCCATCAGTAAAATAGAGCTCCATAAATCGGGCTATGGTCCATCGGAAGGCAGCCAAATTGCGGGACTCATAGACTTGAGCCACGATATGGGAGGAGGGGATAATTATTCGGGCCAGATACAGGGAGATCCATTAAGCCTGAATGTGCGGGGCGATATAAACTTTACCGGCGATAACGATTCATCTTCATTTAAAGTAATGGCGGCCGGACGTTCAAACTACTGGAAGATATACCAGGAACCCAACCTGGCGCAAACTCTTCAGCAGTGGGATGAGCTGGATCCGATTATGACCAATATTCTGCTTGATTCTGAAAATGACGCTTCCTTGTACGAACCCCGGGAACACACTTCAAATGTACGATTTTATGATATCCATTTGGCATCTGAATACGAAATTGATGACTATAAAACGCTTTCTTCCTCTTTTTACTTCGGGGAAAATGACGTAAGTACTGAGCTTTTGAGGGAGGCTCCGGCTCTGGAGGAAATGCCGAGGTACCTTTATGCACGTGATCAATACCAGTGGGATAACTTTATGGGACAGGTCAGTTATAGCCAGTTTATCTCGCCCCGCCTCAACCTGGAGTCACAGCTGAGTTTTAGTGAAAATACGTTTCGTCACCATTACCAGCTGGGTACCAGTAATAATCCGGTGATTCCCGGAGGGGTATTGGGAACTACATCAGATATGGCTTTTGCAAACTTTCAGGAAGCTTCAGCTCAAAATCGTGTACCTAACCAGCGGAATGAAAATAATATCAGCCACTTTATTTTTCGTACGGATGGCACCTATAGTTTTAGTCCGAATATAAAGGCAGATGCGGGTGTGCAAGTGGATTATGTGCAGTCAGAGGTGAACTTGACCGACCTGTTTTATCTGCCTACCATTTCCGATCAGCGTACGTTGCTTTTGAGTAGCTATCTGGATGGAACATGGAGAACCGGAGAGTACTGGAAACTCTCCCTGGGCAGTCGTTTTACCTATGTAGATGCTATTGATCGTCTGCATACGGAGCCCCGGGCCAGCGTACAATTTGATCGCCCTGATTCTGATATCGGCTATTGGTCGGTACGCTTTTCCGGCGGATATTACCGCCAATTTATCAATCAATTTGAAATTACCAATCCGGGTCCCACTTCGCTGGTACCTTCATTTAAAGTTTGGTCCCATGGTAAAATTTCGCAGACACCCGAAGCCTGGCACTTGGGTAGTTCCTTTTACTATGAGCCAGCCGAAAATACTACTTTCAATATAGAAGCTTTTTATAAATGGCAGCCGACTACCTATACGGTTTCTTATCAAAACTTGTTGAGGGATATGGCTGTTGACCGGACTTCTGCCAATGCTTTCGCAGAGACCACGCAGATGGAAAATGCCGGTTTCTCTTTTCGGTTGGACCAAGCCGTCTTTGATTCCAAAGCAAAGCTGATGCTGGGATATGATTATAATTTCAATCGTATTAATCTGGATAGTCAGTTTGGGCGTTCAATACCCGCATCGTGGCACGAGCCGCACCGGTTTCAGCTGAGGGGATTATGGCATCTGTGGCCGGAGCTCTCGGTTGTTGCAAAGTGGCAAAGTGTTTTGGGTAGAAGTTGGGGATTTCGTCAGGCCTACTACCACTTTTTATTTTATGAGGGCAACCAGCAGTTAGGTGATTTTTCTTTTGCTCATCCAGAGGATGATCGTCTTGATCCTTATCACCAACTTGATCTTTCCTTTGTTTATAAGCCCTCTCTCTCTTTTATGGATGCGGAACTGCGCCTTGATCTTATTAACGTACTAAATCGCCGTAACACTATTGACTGGAGTTTATATCCTGTTGGAGATACGGATGATTATGAAATCCATAAGCGTACTATGCCCGGCTTTAATCCCTCCCTTAGTTTGCAGGTAAATTTCTAA